The following coding sequences lie in one Carassius gibelio isolate Cgi1373 ecotype wild population from Czech Republic chromosome A17, carGib1.2-hapl.c, whole genome shotgun sequence genomic window:
- the LOC127933309 gene encoding mitochondrial amidoxime-reducing component 1 encodes MDFKGVLVKIFALDREIVLCAAGTAVALLGLGLVYKYNVRRPEKKFTRVGVVTQLLLHPMKSGKAVLVETAECLRMGLKYGQLRDRHWLVITEDGHMVTARQQPRLVLVSLSCEDGQLCLSGPQMEELRVPLQQSSNAVVDCRVFSRDVQGRDCGDEVSNWLTRYLESDKTVRLVHYEPHLKAQRPSEKDPLFPEDEKVAYPDAAPIMLMSEASVRDLNTRLDKDVTVFQFRPSIVVSDCEAFTEDTWDHIQIGQVELKRVVGCGRCVLTTVDPETGIITRKEPLDTLKAYRLTDPKQKTAPILGQYYIVKKTGVLHVGEPVYKISY; translated from the exons ATGGACTTCAAAGGGGTGCTTGTGAAAATCTTCGCCCTAGATCGGGAAATAGTATTGTGCGCTGCAGGCACAGCAGTTGCTCTGCTCGGACTCGGTCTAGTATATAAATATAACGTTAGGCGTCCAGAGAAAAAGTTCACTCGAGTGGGAGTTGTTACTCAACTGTTGCTTCATCCTATGAAGTCCGGGAAGGCAGTGCTGGTGGAGACAGCAGAGTGTCTGAGAATGGGGCTGAAATATGGCCAGCTGCGGGATCG GCACTGGCTGGTCATCACGGAGGACGGACACATGGTGACGGCCAGACAGCAGCCGCGTCTGGTGCTGGTGTCTTTGAGCTGTGAAGACGGCCAGCTGTGTCTCAGTGGACCGCAGATGGAGGAGCTGAGGGTTCCTCTTCAGCAGTCCAGTAATGCAGTTGTGGACTGCAG AGTCTTCAGCAGAGACGTTCAGGGCAGGGACTGTGGGGACGAGGTGTCTAACTGGCTCACACGATACCTGGAATCTGACAAGACTGTTCGTCTGGTGCATTATGAACCTCATCTGAAGGCCCAAAGGCCTTCTGAGAAAGATCCCCTCTTTCCTGAGGATGAAAAG GTGGCCTATCCTGATGCTGCTCCCATCATGCTGATGTCAGAGGCCTCTGTTAGGGACCTGAATACCCGGCTGGATAAAGATGTTACTGTCTTTCAGTTTCGTCCCAGTATTGTTGTCAGTGACTGTGAGGCTTTCACAGAG GACACATGGGATCATATTCAGATTGGTCAAGTGGAGTTGAAGAGAGTCGTTGGCTGTGGAAg atgtgtttTAACCACTGTTGACCCCGAGACTGGAATCATCACCAGGAAAGAACCACTGGACACTCTCAAAGC CTATCGACTGACTGACCCTAAGCAGAAAACTGCGCCAATATTGGGACAGTACTACATCGTCAAGAAAACGGGTGTCCTTCATGTGGGTGAACCTGTTTATAAGATCAGCTATTGA
- the LOC127933308 gene encoding mitochondrial amidoxime-reducing component 1-like — translation MDFKGVLVKIFALDREIVLCAAGTAVALLGLGLVYKYNVRRPEKKFTRVGVVTQLLLHPMKSGKAVLVETAECLRMGLKYGQLRDRHWLVITEDGHMVTARQQPRLVLVSLSCEDGQLCLSGPQMEELRVPLQQSSNAVVDCRVFSRDVQGRDCGDEVSNWLTRYLESDKTVRLVHYEPHLKAQRPSEKDPLFPEDEKVAYPDAAPIMLMSEASVRDLNTRLDKDVTVFQFRPSIVVSDCEAFTEDTWDHIQIGQVELKRVVGCGRCVLTTVDPETGIITRKEPLDTLKAYRLTDPKQKTAPILGQYYIVKKTGVLHVGEPVYKISY, via the exons ATGGACTTCAAAGGGGTGCTTGTGAAAATCTTCGCCCTAGATCGGGAAATAGTATTGTGCGCTGCAGGCACAGCAGTTGCTCTGCTCGGACTCGGTCTAGTATATAAATATAACGTTAGGCGTCCAGAGAAAAAGTTCACTCGAGTGGGAGTTGTTACTCAACTGTTGCTTCATCCTATGAAGTCCGGGAAAGCAGTGCTGGTGGAGACAGCAGAGTGTCTGAGAATGGGGCTGAAATATGGCCAGCTGCGGGATCG GCACTGGCTGGTCATCACGGAGGACGGACACATGGTGACGGCCAGACAGCAGCCGCGTCTGGTGCTGGTGTCTTTGAGCTGTGAAGACGGCCAGCTGTGTCTCAGTGGACCGCAGATGGAGGAGCTGAGGGTTCCTCTTCAGCAGTCCAGTAATGCAGTTGTGGACTGCAG AGTCTTCAGCAGAGACGTTCAGGGCAGGGACTGTGGGGACGAGGTGTCTAACTGGCTCACACGATACCTGGAATCTGACAAGACTGTTCGTCTGGTGCATTATGAACCTCATCTGAAGGCCCAAAGGCCTTCTGAGAAAGATCCCCTCTTTCCTGAGGACGAAAAG GTGGCCTATCCTGATGCTGCTCCCATCATGCTGATGTCAGAGGCCTCTGTTAGGGACCTGAATACCCGGCTGGATAAAGATGTTACTGTCTTTCAGTTTCGTCCCAGTATTGTTGTCAGTGACTGTGAGGCTTTCACAGAG GACACATGGGATCATATTCAGATTGGTCAAGTGGAGTTGAAGAGAGTCGTTGGCTGTGGAAg atgtgtttTAACCACTGTTGACCCCGAGACTGGAATCATCACCAGGAAAGAACCACTGGACACTCTCAAAGC CTATCGACTGACTGACCCTAAGCAGAAAACTGCGCCAATATTGGGACAGTACTACATCGTCAAGAAAACGGGTGTCCTTCATGTGGGTGAACCTGTTTATAAGATCAGCTATTGA